A region of Anguilla anguilla isolate fAngAng1 chromosome 18, fAngAng1.pri, whole genome shotgun sequence DNA encodes the following proteins:
- the LOC118217940 gene encoding pleckstrin-like, which translates to MEPKQIREGYLVKKGTVLNSWKVVWVVLSDDGVEFYKKKTDSSPKGMIPLKGTTLTSPCQDFSKRTLVFKLTTAKNQDHYFQATHLENKEVWIKDIKSAITCLQGGKKFARKSTRRSIRLPSTVNLSELYVLMKDQNTGVKELTVEKDKKTFTHCFTGSTVIDWLVSNERVRNREEGLMLATGLLNEGFLQPAGELSKRAAEGAAESALLDQPDALYYFADSGFFSEGYSSDEDVIVKVEFRGAIIKQGCLLKQGHRRKNWKVRKFTLRDDPAYMHYYDPAKGEDEPLGSIHLRASVVTAVEYVPDAKKYDVVGNLFEIITSDETHYFLQAATADERKEWINAIQTVSKTGK; encoded by the exons ATGGAGCCTAAGCAGATCAGAGAGGGCTACCTGGTCAAAAAG GGGACAGTGTTGAACTCATGGAAGGTTGTGTGGGTGGTACTGTCGGACGATGGGGTGGAGTTCTATAAGAAGAAGACAGACAGCAGTCCTAAAGGAATGATTCCACTGAAGGGAACCACTCTCACCAGCCCCTGCCAAGACTTCAGCAAGAGAACG CTGGTTTTCAAGCTCACTACCGCAAAGAACCAGGACCATTACTTCCAGGCCACTCACTTGGAGAACAAAGAAGTCTGGATCAAAGACATCAAAAGCGCCATCACATGTCTGCAAGGGGGCAAGAAGTTTGCCAGGAAGTCCACTCGGCGGTCTATCCGCTTGCCAAGCACTGTCAATCTGAG TGAGCTGTACGTCTTGATGAAAGACCAGAACACAGGAGTGAAGGAACTGACAGTGGAGAAGGACAAGAAAACATTCACCCACTGTTTCACAG GCAGCACGGTGATCGACTGGCTGGTCTCAAACGAGCGGGTGAGGAACCGTGAGGAGGGGCTGATGCTGGCCACGGGGCTCCTGAACGAAGGCTTCCTCCAGCCGGCCGGCGAGCTGTCCAAGAGGGCGGCCGAGGGGGCGGCCGAGTCTGCCCTGCTGGACCAGCCGGACGCGCTCTACTACTTT GCGGACAGTGGCTTTTTCAGTGAAGGGTACTCCAGTGATGAGGATGTCATTGTGAAGGTCGAGTTCAGGGGTGCGATCATAAAACAAGGTTGCTTACTGAAACAG GGACATCGGAGAAAAAACTGGAAGGTGCGGAAATTCACCCTCAGAGATGACCCTGCCTACATGCACTACTACGATCCTGCCAAG GGTGAGGACGAACCCCTGGGGTCCATTCACCTGAGAGCTTCAGTTGTGACTGCCGTGGAGTATGTCCCAGatg ctAAGAAGTACGACGTGGTTGGAAATCTGTTTGAGATCATCACGTCAGATGAAACCCACTATTTCCTGCAGGCAGCCACTGCAGATGAGCGTAAAGAGTGGATCAATGCCATTCAGACTGTGTCCAAGACTGGGAAATAG